From Alcaligenes faecalis, the proteins below share one genomic window:
- a CDS encoding pirin family protein: protein MKKVASILNPCPSLGGDDGLAARTLFSHQDHADRHSPFLRLNYAAPTHYSPHSRRRKVHGSAQRGFETVTLVYQGELEYRDSTGQSGILEPGDVHWLSAASGLLYQARHSEQFARQGGPWEMVQLWVNLPARAKSRAPSQQHLSKTQIPVRALPEESGTIRVIAGQYQEQPGAAHHHSPLLLWDIQIKAGHQACFQVPEGWNSSLLVLNGAVQVNQQTLARPSQVVLLEQEGQHIALEAHNDTRLLLLGGEPINEPVQAYGPFVMNTQQEITQALADFDQGRFGCLG, encoded by the coding sequence ATGAAAAAAGTCGCCAGCATCCTGAATCCCTGTCCGTCCCTGGGGGGCGACGATGGTCTGGCGGCGCGTACTTTGTTCAGCCATCAGGATCACGCAGACCGGCACAGCCCCTTTTTACGTCTGAATTACGCCGCTCCCACCCACTACTCACCCCACAGTCGACGACGCAAAGTGCATGGTTCTGCCCAACGTGGCTTTGAAACCGTCACCCTGGTGTATCAGGGCGAGCTTGAATATCGCGACTCTACCGGCCAGAGCGGCATTCTGGAGCCCGGCGATGTGCACTGGCTAAGTGCAGCCTCCGGTCTCTTGTATCAGGCCCGTCATTCCGAGCAATTCGCCCGCCAGGGCGGTCCATGGGAAATGGTGCAGTTATGGGTAAATCTGCCTGCCCGTGCAAAATCCCGGGCTCCTAGCCAGCAGCATTTGTCCAAGACGCAGATTCCCGTTCGTGCCCTGCCAGAAGAATCCGGCACGATTCGTGTCATAGCGGGTCAGTATCAGGAACAGCCTGGCGCTGCCCATCACCACAGCCCGCTGCTTTTGTGGGACATACAGATCAAAGCCGGACATCAAGCCTGCTTCCAGGTGCCTGAGGGCTGGAACAGCAGCTTGCTGGTGCTCAATGGTGCCGTACAGGTGAACCAGCAAACCCTGGCCCGCCCAAGCCAGGTCGTATTGCTGGAACAGGAAGGGCAGCACATTGCACTGGAGGCCCACAACGACACCCGCTTGCTCTTGCTGGGCGGCGAGCCCATCAATGAACCCGTCCAGGCCTACGGCCCTTTTGTGATGAATACACAACAGGAAATTACCCAGGCTCTGGCCGACTTTGATCAGGGCCGATTTGGCTGCCTGGGATGA
- a CDS encoding sterol desaturase family protein, producing MGQAFQALSVWQVMGVGLLFFGGIYVLFALGTLALTHWLFPALGWGRPLDTRPLRPGQLRRELKQSATAILIFGTGMIFPWGFLQLGWAHLTPDASATRIALEILALVIWNDVHFWINHRLLHTRWLRRYHGPHHSSVVVTPFSTYSFHPLESIMLGNVILLPMVVHDFSFWSLLSVPLFSLFFNSIGHSNYDFFPMVSSRNWLAASRRHQRHHAHYNGNYGFQFSFMDRLFGTRLPDRPEEARG from the coding sequence ATGGGGCAGGCTTTTCAGGCCTTGAGCGTCTGGCAGGTGATGGGCGTGGGCTTATTGTTCTTCGGCGGTATTTACGTGCTGTTCGCACTGGGCACCTTGGCGCTGACACATTGGCTGTTTCCTGCCTTGGGTTGGGGACGCCCTCTGGACACGCGCCCTTTGCGTCCCGGCCAGTTGCGTCGGGAACTGAAGCAGTCCGCTACGGCCATCCTTATTTTCGGCACAGGCATGATTTTCCCCTGGGGATTCTTGCAGCTGGGCTGGGCGCATTTGACGCCCGATGCCAGCGCGACCCGTATTGCCCTGGAAATTCTGGCTCTGGTGATCTGGAACGATGTGCACTTCTGGATCAATCATCGTCTCTTGCATACTCGCTGGTTGCGCCGCTATCACGGCCCGCACCATTCTTCCGTGGTGGTGACACCGTTTTCCACCTACAGCTTTCACCCGCTGGAGTCGATCATGCTAGGCAATGTGATCTTGCTGCCCATGGTCGTGCATGACTTCAGTTTCTGGTCGCTCTTGTCCGTGCCTCTGTTCAGCCTGTTTTTCAACAGCATCGGCCATTCCAATTACGACTTTTTCCCCATGGTCTCCAGCCGCAACTGGCTGGCAGCCAGCCGTCGTCACCAGCGCCATCACGCGCACTACAACGGGAATTACGGTTTTCAGTTCAGCTTCATGGATCGCCTGTTTGGCACCCGTTTGCCTGATCGCCCCGAGGAGGCGCGGGGATGA
- a CDS encoding fatty acid desaturase: MSAAWRLRQPRDWQSLLYLIAYPVLVVALWRGGFSWILYGLLLFLTLGIGVINHNHHHLRMWRGRLPNRLTDFWLTMVQGHPACVFWPAHGRNHHRYKHGEKDVARTYRFWRGDTNDTLGWLMHPFEAVPALYPTIFGWLGSLRRHWPGVWAYCMAQYGVWLASWTLALALDPVKGFLYVILPQLHGLHWLLTTNYLQHAHADGSHEGRHGEQLAYARNFEGLVNPLLFNIGLHVAHHEHSRAHWSELTRLHDTEYRARTPDALNEGGLVPYMLRVFVLGLFVPRYRSQSLNAVGQTERRRDSV; encoded by the coding sequence ATGAGCGCTGCGTGGCGTTTGCGCCAGCCGCGCGATTGGCAAAGCCTGCTGTACCTGATTGCCTATCCTGTGCTGGTGGTCGCGCTGTGGCGTGGCGGTTTCTCCTGGATTCTGTACGGCTTGCTGCTGTTCCTGACGCTGGGCATAGGCGTCATCAACCACAACCATCATCACCTGCGCATGTGGCGGGGGCGTCTCCCCAATCGCTTGACGGATTTCTGGCTGACCATGGTACAAGGCCATCCCGCTTGCGTGTTCTGGCCTGCGCATGGGCGTAATCACCATCGCTATAAACATGGTGAGAAAGACGTGGCCCGCACCTACCGTTTCTGGCGGGGTGACACCAACGACACGCTGGGCTGGCTGATGCACCCCTTTGAGGCCGTGCCTGCGCTGTACCCCACGATTTTTGGATGGCTGGGCAGCTTGCGCCGGCATTGGCCGGGCGTCTGGGCCTATTGCATGGCGCAGTATGGTGTGTGGCTGGCTAGCTGGACGCTGGCCCTGGCGCTGGACCCGGTGAAAGGTTTCTTGTACGTCATCCTGCCGCAGCTGCACGGTTTGCACTGGCTGCTGACTACGAATTATCTGCAACATGCTCATGCCGACGGCAGTCATGAGGGCCGACATGGCGAGCAACTGGCCTATGCCCGCAATTTCGAGGGCCTGGTCAATCCCTTGCTTTTTAATATTGGCCTGCATGTGGCTCACCATGAACATTCTCGCGCGCACTGGTCCGAGCTGACCCGGCTGCACGACACCGAATACCGAGCCCGCACCCCGGACGCCTTGAACGAAGGGGGGCTGGTGCCTTATATGCTGCGTGTTTTTGTGCTGGGCCTGTTTGTGCCCCGCTACCGCAGTCAATCCTTGAACGCCGTGGGCCAGACGGAGCGTCGGCGTGATTCCGTGTAA
- a CDS encoding beta-ketoacyl-ACP synthase III gives MPVAFEHVVIHQAQWFMPGEPVDNTAMDNFIAPLNRISGRIKQRILAENGIQQRYYAIGEDGSTRWSNTAMAANAIRSCLEQAGLDMGDIGLLASGSSGGDLLMPGFANAIQGELAAPPLEVHSVHGICAAGVTALQTVAQGIELGAHRHGMAVASEMPSRLFRRSRFASQDYQADFDAHFLRWMLSDGAGAALLSHQDQVLPTTQPGVRLRLRWIHQKSFSGDYPVCMQLGAARDSTRSHLDYDSWADAEQAGALSLRQDIRLLPHLFDIGIHEYVKLVRDGWVDPERISHFLCHYSSEKFIPVVADLLEQAGLGIPAERWYSNLRWRGNTGAASILIMLAEFMRDRTLTPGEQVLCYVPESGRFMTAYMLLEVEACDAPAPAVSYPSAKQTVAASSDQVDIAPPHDPATAPQGLRDLLTQLAPIWHDYRSQVWRTPLLRSLHDGSIRIQDYQKWMADWIPQVREGAKWMREACDSLSPAYAPLAELIRLHAGEEQDDFKILFEDYQHAGGTATEIEQLSRNPGGQALNSYLHALAASQDPIGLLGAIYIIEGTGQRIVPALLPLLKSSLSLEPNMYRFLHYHGMNDEHHLARWLVAVELALDCDETGRAEQIIIETARRTAALYLMQFQYAKEF, from the coding sequence ATGCCCGTGGCCTTTGAGCACGTTGTTATCCATCAGGCCCAATGGTTCATGCCCGGTGAGCCGGTCGATAACACCGCCATGGATAACTTTATTGCCCCCTTGAATCGTATTTCGGGGCGTATCAAGCAGCGCATTCTGGCCGAGAACGGCATTCAGCAGCGCTACTACGCCATTGGTGAAGATGGCAGTACGCGCTGGAGCAATACGGCCATGGCCGCCAATGCCATCCGCAGTTGCCTGGAGCAGGCGGGTTTGGACATGGGCGATATCGGTCTGCTGGCCAGCGGCTCGTCGGGTGGGGATTTGCTGATGCCCGGTTTTGCCAACGCGATTCAGGGTGAACTGGCGGCTCCCCCGCTGGAAGTGCATTCCGTACACGGGATTTGCGCTGCGGGTGTCACGGCTTTGCAGACGGTGGCCCAAGGTATTGAGCTTGGAGCGCATCGTCATGGCATGGCCGTAGCCAGTGAAATGCCTTCGCGCCTGTTCCGTCGTTCGCGGTTTGCATCGCAGGATTATCAGGCAGACTTTGATGCGCATTTCTTGCGCTGGATGCTGTCCGATGGCGCGGGTGCGGCCTTGCTCAGCCACCAGGATCAGGTGCTGCCCACTACGCAGCCCGGTGTGCGTTTGCGCCTGCGCTGGATTCATCAGAAATCCTTCTCCGGTGACTACCCCGTTTGCATGCAGCTAGGTGCGGCACGCGATTCCACCCGCAGCCACCTGGATTACGACTCCTGGGCCGACGCCGAGCAGGCCGGTGCCTTGTCCTTGCGCCAGGACATTCGCCTGCTGCCGCACTTGTTCGACATCGGTATTCACGAGTACGTGAAACTGGTGCGCGATGGCTGGGTCGACCCCGAGCGCATCAGCCACTTCCTGTGCCATTACTCGTCCGAAAAATTCATCCCCGTGGTGGCCGATCTGCTGGAACAGGCTGGCCTGGGCATTCCCGCCGAGCGTTGGTACAGCAATCTGCGCTGGCGCGGCAATACGGGCGCGGCATCCATTCTGATCATGCTGGCCGAGTTCATGCGTGACCGGACCTTGACGCCGGGCGAGCAGGTCCTGTGCTACGTGCCCGAGTCGGGCCGCTTCATGACGGCCTATATGCTGCTGGAAGTGGAAGCCTGCGATGCACCGGCCCCCGCCGTGTCCTACCCGTCTGCCAAGCAAACGGTCGCTGCGTCCTCCGATCAGGTGGATATTGCTCCCCCGCATGACCCCGCCACTGCCCCGCAAGGCTTGCGTGATCTGCTGACGCAATTGGCTCCCATCTGGCACGACTATCGCTCCCAGGTGTGGCGCACCCCTTTGTTGCGCAGCCTGCACGATGGCTCGATTCGCATACAGGACTATCAAAAGTGGATGGCAGACTGGATTCCCCAAGTGCGCGAAGGGGCCAAGTGGATGCGCGAAGCCTGCGACTCCCTGTCGCCCGCCTACGCACCGCTGGCCGAGCTGATACGTCTGCACGCGGGCGAAGAACAGGACGACTTCAAGATTCTGTTCGAGGATTATCAACATGCAGGTGGCACCGCGACCGAGATCGAGCAACTGAGCCGTAATCCTGGCGGTCAGGCCCTGAACTCCTACCTGCATGCTCTGGCGGCCAGCCAGGACCCGATTGGCTTGCTGGGCGCCATTTATATTATCGAAGGCACCGGCCAGCGCATTGTGCCCGCCTTGCTGCCCCTGTTGAAATCCTCGCTGTCGCTGGAACCGAATATGTACCGTTTCCTGCACTATCACGGCATGAACGACGAGCATCACCTGGCCCGTTGGCTGGTGGCGGTGGAGCTGGCTCTGGATTGCGACGAAACAGGCCGCGCCGAGCAGATTATTATTGAAACCGCACGCCGTACCGCCGCCCTGTACCTGATGCAGTTCCAATACGCGAAAGAGTTTTAA
- a CDS encoding DUF6999 family protein has protein sequence MDQIPDFLSKPHDPQDPNPWRALYLDRSTPLPDEVKQAWLADSSSSSRQYLLPFLRPLARLMIVLIQIVKTFLPRKWSHSGLLHRILVWGLKRFVSPQANWLILRHFHLGSQVLAFIAANSPTKVPTTPLTPMNIDELRDHTFVKHDLNLFNFVIRLNQTLRDNNQEIGPPERVDFSMIQPVPLALDDMPQGLLNKMDLQSAIELFTPLYQLLLTDNDFWRAANSLQLDETIGIYAAKILQAPEHLILVNNGHPLVPMSTLRAGYRLVLHGLSTEMLHSLLNQMKQAQAQQDSGQAPDLAQDNSAASPEV, from the coding sequence ATGGATCAAATCCCGGATTTTTTAAGCAAGCCGCATGACCCGCAGGACCCCAATCCCTGGCGGGCCCTGTATCTGGATCGCAGCACGCCTTTGCCTGATGAAGTGAAGCAGGCCTGGCTGGCCGATTCCAGCTCTTCGTCACGCCAGTATTTGCTGCCGTTCTTGCGGCCACTGGCACGCTTGATGATTGTGCTGATTCAGATTGTTAAAACCTTTTTGCCGCGTAAATGGTCGCACTCGGGCCTGTTGCATCGCATTCTGGTGTGGGGCCTGAAGCGCTTTGTTTCGCCCCAGGCCAACTGGCTGATTCTGCGTCACTTTCATCTGGGTTCACAGGTGCTGGCTTTTATTGCCGCCAACTCGCCCACCAAGGTGCCGACCACGCCGCTGACGCCCATGAACATCGACGAATTGCGCGATCACACCTTTGTGAAGCACGATTTGAATCTGTTCAATTTCGTGATCCGGCTCAATCAAACCTTGCGGGACAATAATCAGGAAATCGGCCCACCGGAGCGGGTGGACTTCTCCATGATTCAGCCCGTGCCCCTGGCGCTGGACGATATGCCGCAAGGCCTGCTGAACAAGATGGACCTGCAAAGCGCCATTGAACTGTTCACGCCCTTGTACCAGCTGCTGCTGACCGATAACGACTTCTGGCGTGCAGCCAATTCCTTGCAGCTGGACGAGACGATCGGGATTTACGCCGCCAAGATTTTGCAGGCGCCCGAGCATCTGATTCTGGTGAACAATGGCCACCCTCTGGTGCCCATGTCGACCTTGCGAGCAGGCTACCGACTGGTGCTGCACGGCTTGTCGACAGAGATGCTGCATAGCCTGCTGAATCAGATGAAGCAGGCGCAAGCGCAGCAGGATAGCGGGCAAGCGCCAGACCTGGCGCAAGACAATAGCGCAGCGTCGCCTGAAGTGTGA
- a CDS encoding branched-chain amino acid aminotransferase, producing the protein MSNNEITWSNGQWSDTSAPLIGATDHAFWMATTVFDGARSIQGHTPDLDLHCERLNRSAITLGMEPVMTPQQTVELVHEGLKKLSHSTDYYIKLLYFAPGGFIQPDPATSQLAIHIFESPMPDDSGFSATFSEFLRPDPSMAPTDAKASCLYPNTQRILREASARGFDNAIVLDSKGKIAEFAVANLWIVRDGVVLTPELNGTFLNGITRRRVMQLLRDDGIEVREASLTPQDVLDADEVFSTGNYGKVLHCNRIDDRHYAHGPIETRAHELYMAYTKRN; encoded by the coding sequence ATGAGTAACAACGAAATCACCTGGTCCAATGGTCAATGGAGCGACACCAGCGCGCCCTTGATTGGTGCCACGGACCATGCTTTCTGGATGGCCACAACCGTTTTTGACGGTGCCCGTTCCATTCAGGGCCATACTCCGGATCTGGACCTGCACTGTGAGCGCCTGAACCGATCGGCCATCACCTTGGGCATGGAGCCGGTGATGACGCCCCAGCAAACTGTAGAACTGGTGCACGAAGGCCTGAAAAAGCTGTCCCACAGCACGGATTACTACATCAAGCTGCTGTATTTCGCGCCCGGCGGTTTCATCCAGCCCGATCCAGCCACCAGCCAGTTAGCCATTCATATTTTTGAATCCCCCATGCCGGACGACAGCGGCTTTAGCGCCACTTTCAGTGAATTCCTGCGCCCGGACCCCTCCATGGCACCTACCGATGCCAAGGCTTCCTGCCTGTACCCCAATACCCAGCGCATCTTGCGCGAGGCCAGTGCACGCGGTTTTGACAACGCCATCGTGCTGGACTCCAAAGGCAAGATCGCCGAATTTGCTGTTGCCAATCTGTGGATTGTGCGGGACGGCGTAGTGCTGACACCCGAGCTGAACGGCACCTTTCTGAACGGCATTACCCGCCGACGTGTCATGCAACTGCTGCGCGACGATGGCATTGAAGTGCGTGAAGCCAGCCTGACACCACAAGACGTGCTGGATGCGGACGAAGTCTTCAGTACCGGCAACTACGGCAAGGTTCTGCACTGCAATCGCATTGACGATCGCCACTACGCGCACGGCCCGATTGAAACCCGCGCCCACGAGCTGTACATGGCCTACACCAAGCGCAACTAA